From the genome of Lotus japonicus ecotype B-129 chromosome 6, LjGifu_v1.2, one region includes:
- the LOC130723495 gene encoding uncharacterized protein At5g08430-like isoform X1 — MVRTKNKRKKEEMAEDWCFACKDGGLMRVCDYRDCLKAYHPRCVGKDDSFLENDSYWSCASHSCYHCGKTSKFRCLCCPSAVCRECIYVAEIAVVKGNKGFCHNCTKLAYLFEEKADADSDGGNVDFKDRETYECLFSEYYEIIKKEEGLNSEHVHSARNFLKNSKNRSDLDLDEIDEEEDNSGESDVSDYEVSDCDDLNDRDGVKPARKKKRTDKLKSIKGKVKDKKKEFIGWGSRSLIEFLKYTGSDTSRELSEYEVASIITKYCNENNLFDPQKKRKIICDQQLRSLLGRKSVTKNSIQNLLAPHFAENIEEMDDVMDDVSNSSEDRDDNEPLKNSRQRKSISNVKSCQKVGSEKAQSCLAAIVSSNLKLVYLKRSLMEELLKQPETFDGKVFGSFVRIKSDPNDFLQKNSHLLLQVVGINRSSKNDQNNKEILLQLSHVPKDVPICKISDDDFTEGECQDLYQRMRNGLLKQPTILELEQKARSLHEDIIKHWIPRELQLLQNRIDQANERGRRRELSDYMDRKLKLETPLEQTRLLSNIPNVIPEIADSNLSPEGSPREDKLEQNGLPDLAIGETSVSGGCYSKHSSFARYLNKIDVAGLPGTKTPVKTNQVKCTFESKSIQSSSKVRQDDQKAALIKELNCDSQIFNTELSPWQSSNTESGSGIDTKNLSAATRNAKQTIKEKQIISVAETIDTSVNDKQVKSASAIVVEQKVSISTADVIELSDSDEEDVNVADASAGEKMESPGISIWHCLGPSGEKRGPYSMSVLKCWSESVTHPIKFKVWKTGQSEEEAILLTDALNQKFPSI, encoded by the exons ATGGTCAGAACGAAGAacaagagaaagaaggaagaGATGGCTGAGGATTGGTGCTTTGCGTGCAAGGATGGAGGGCTCATGAGGGTCTGCGATTATAG GGATTGTCTTAAAGCTTATCATCCTCGTTGCGTGGGAAAGGATGATTCCTTTTTGGAGAATGACAGTTACTGGAGTTGTG CTTCACATTCTTGCTACCATTGCGGCAAAACATCTAAGTTTAGATGCTTATGCTGCCCAAGTGCTGTTTGTAGGGAATGCATCTATGTCGCTGAAATTGCTGTTGTCAAAGGGAACAAGGGATTTTGCCATAACTGCACAAAACTTGCATATTTATTTGAAGAAAAGGCTGATGCTGATTCTGATGGG GGAAATGTAGATTTCAAAGACCGAGAGACATATGAGTGCTTATTCTCAGAATATTatgaaattattaaaaaagaagaagggcTGAATTCTGAACATGTACACTCTGCCCGGAACTTCTTGAAGAATAGCAAAAACAGGAGTGATTTGGATCTAGATGAAATAGATGAAGAGGAAGATAATAGTGGAGAATCTGATGTAAGTGACTATGAAGTTTCTGATTGTGATGACCTGAATGACAGAGATGGAGTTAAACCAGCCAGGAAAAAGAAGCGCACGGACAAGCTTAAATCAATAAAAGGAAAGGTGAAAGATAAGAAaaaagagtttattggatgggGTTCAAGAAGTCTCATAGAATTTCTTAAATATACTGGTAGTGACACGAGCAGAGAGTTATCTGAATATGAAGTTGCTTCGATAATTACTAAGTACTGCAATGAAAACAATCTTTTTGACCCccagaaaaaaagaaagataatTTGTGATCAACAACTAAGATCTTTACTGGGGAGGAAATCAGTGACCAAAAACAGTATACAAAACCTTCTGGCACCACATTTTGCAGAGAATATTGAAGAAATGGATGATGTCATGGATGATGTTTCTAATAGTTCAGAAGATAGGGATGATAATGAGCCATTGAAAAATTCGAGGCAGAGGAAATCAATCTCAAATGTCAAATCTTGTCAGAAGGTAGGTTCTGAAAAGGCTCAGAGCTGCCTTGCAGCCATAGTTAGTTCAAACCTCAAACTTGTCTACTTAAAGCGGAGCTTAATGGAGGAGCTTTTGAAGCAACCGGAAACTTTTGATGGCAAAGTGTTTGGAAGTTTTGTAAGAATAAAGTCTGACCCGAATGACTTCTTACAGAAGAATTCTCATCTGCTCTTACAAGTAGTAG GAATAAACAGATCTTCAAAGAATGATCAAAACAACAAGGAAATTCTTCTCCAGCTTTCTCATGTGCCAAAAGATGTACCTATCTGCAAAATTTCAGATGACGATTTTACTGAG GGAGAGTGTCAAGATCTGTATCAGAGAATGAGAAATGGTCTGCTCAAACAGCCAACTATA CTGGAGCTTGAGCAGAAAGCAAGAAGTCTGCATGAAGATATCATAAAGCAT TGGATTCCAAGGGAGTTACAATTGTTACAGAACCGCATTGATCAGGCCAATGAAAGGGGACGGAGGAGAGAA CTTTCTGATTATATGGACAGAAAACTGAAGCTTGAGACTCCGTTGGAACAAACACGTTTACTAAGTAACATTCCAAATGTAATTCCTGAAATAGCTGATTCCAACCTATCACCGGAGGGTTCCCCTAGAGAAGATAAGCTTGAGCAAAATGGTTTGCCAGATTTAGCCATTGGAGAGACTTCTGTCTCTGGTGGATGCTACTCCAAACACAGTAGTTTTGCTCGATATCTGAATAAAATAGATGTTGCAGGTTTGCCCG GTACAAAAACTCCGGTGAAGACAAACCAagttaaatgcacttttgaaaGTAAGTCGATTCAATCCAGCTCAAAAGTCAGGCAAGATGATCAGAAGGCTGCACTCATTAAAGAACTAAACTGTGATTCTCAGATCTTCAACACAGAACTCAGCCCGTGGCAATCAAGTAACACTGAATCTGGTTCTGGTATAGACACCAAAAATCTGAGTGCTGCTACCAGGAATGCTAAACAGACAATAAAGGAAAAGCAAATCATTTCAGTTGCTGAAACTATTGATACAAGTGTCAATGACAAACAAGTTAAAAGTGCTTCAGCTATTGTAGTGGAGCAGAAAGTTAGCATTTCAACTGCAGATGTTATCGAGTTAAGCGACAGTGATGAAGAGGATGTAAATGTTGCAGATGCTTCAGCAGGAGAAAAAATGGAGAGTCCTGGGATTTCTATTTGGCATTGTTTGGGTCCTTCTGGTGAAAAGAGAGGGCCCTATTCAATGTCTGTTCTCAAATGTTGGAGTGAATCTGTCACTCATCCCATAAAATTCAAGGTCTGGAAGACAGGTCAGAGTGAAGAGGAGGCAATACTTCTCACTGATGCACTTAACCAAAAATTTCCCAGTATTTAG
- the LOC130723495 gene encoding uncharacterized protein At5g08430-like isoform X2 produces the protein MVRTKNKRKKEEMAEDWCFACKDGGLMRVCDYRDCLKAYHPRCVGKDDSFLENDSYWSCASHSCYHCGKTSKFRCLCCPSAVCRECIYVAEIAVVKGNKGFCHNCTKLAYLFEEKADADSDGGNVDFKDRETYECLFSEYYEIIKKEEGLNSEHVHSARNFLKNSKNRSDLDLDEIDEEEDNSGESDVSDYEVSDCDDLNDRDGVKPARKKKRTDKLKSIKGKVKDKKKEFIGWGSRSLIEFLKYTGSDTSRELSEYEVASIITKYCNENNLFDPQKKRKIICDQQLRSLLGRKSVTKNSIQNLLAPHFAENIEEMDDVMDDVSNSSEDRDDNEPLKNSRQRKSISNVKSCQKVGSEKAQSCLAAIVSSNLKLVYLKRSLMEELLKQPETFDGKVFGSFVRIKSDPNDFLQKNSHLLLQVVGINRSSKNDQNNKEILLQLSHVPKDVPICKISDDDFTEGECQDLYQRMRNGLLKQPTILELEQKARSLHEDIIKHWIPRELQLLQNRIDQANERGRRRELSDYMDRKLKLETPLEQTRLLSNIPNVIPEIADSNLSPEGSPREDKLEQNGLPDLAIGETSVSGGCYSKHSSFARYLNKIDVAGTKTPVKTNQVKCTFESKSIQSSSKVRQDDQKAALIKELNCDSQIFNTELSPWQSSNTESGSGIDTKNLSAATRNAKQTIKEKQIISVAETIDTSVNDKQVKSASAIVVEQKVSISTADVIELSDSDEEDVNVADASAGEKMESPGISIWHCLGPSGEKRGPYSMSVLKCWSESVTHPIKFKVWKTGQSEEEAILLTDALNQKFPSI, from the exons ATGGTCAGAACGAAGAacaagagaaagaaggaagaGATGGCTGAGGATTGGTGCTTTGCGTGCAAGGATGGAGGGCTCATGAGGGTCTGCGATTATAG GGATTGTCTTAAAGCTTATCATCCTCGTTGCGTGGGAAAGGATGATTCCTTTTTGGAGAATGACAGTTACTGGAGTTGTG CTTCACATTCTTGCTACCATTGCGGCAAAACATCTAAGTTTAGATGCTTATGCTGCCCAAGTGCTGTTTGTAGGGAATGCATCTATGTCGCTGAAATTGCTGTTGTCAAAGGGAACAAGGGATTTTGCCATAACTGCACAAAACTTGCATATTTATTTGAAGAAAAGGCTGATGCTGATTCTGATGGG GGAAATGTAGATTTCAAAGACCGAGAGACATATGAGTGCTTATTCTCAGAATATTatgaaattattaaaaaagaagaagggcTGAATTCTGAACATGTACACTCTGCCCGGAACTTCTTGAAGAATAGCAAAAACAGGAGTGATTTGGATCTAGATGAAATAGATGAAGAGGAAGATAATAGTGGAGAATCTGATGTAAGTGACTATGAAGTTTCTGATTGTGATGACCTGAATGACAGAGATGGAGTTAAACCAGCCAGGAAAAAGAAGCGCACGGACAAGCTTAAATCAATAAAAGGAAAGGTGAAAGATAAGAAaaaagagtttattggatgggGTTCAAGAAGTCTCATAGAATTTCTTAAATATACTGGTAGTGACACGAGCAGAGAGTTATCTGAATATGAAGTTGCTTCGATAATTACTAAGTACTGCAATGAAAACAATCTTTTTGACCCccagaaaaaaagaaagataatTTGTGATCAACAACTAAGATCTTTACTGGGGAGGAAATCAGTGACCAAAAACAGTATACAAAACCTTCTGGCACCACATTTTGCAGAGAATATTGAAGAAATGGATGATGTCATGGATGATGTTTCTAATAGTTCAGAAGATAGGGATGATAATGAGCCATTGAAAAATTCGAGGCAGAGGAAATCAATCTCAAATGTCAAATCTTGTCAGAAGGTAGGTTCTGAAAAGGCTCAGAGCTGCCTTGCAGCCATAGTTAGTTCAAACCTCAAACTTGTCTACTTAAAGCGGAGCTTAATGGAGGAGCTTTTGAAGCAACCGGAAACTTTTGATGGCAAAGTGTTTGGAAGTTTTGTAAGAATAAAGTCTGACCCGAATGACTTCTTACAGAAGAATTCTCATCTGCTCTTACAAGTAGTAG GAATAAACAGATCTTCAAAGAATGATCAAAACAACAAGGAAATTCTTCTCCAGCTTTCTCATGTGCCAAAAGATGTACCTATCTGCAAAATTTCAGATGACGATTTTACTGAG GGAGAGTGTCAAGATCTGTATCAGAGAATGAGAAATGGTCTGCTCAAACAGCCAACTATA CTGGAGCTTGAGCAGAAAGCAAGAAGTCTGCATGAAGATATCATAAAGCAT TGGATTCCAAGGGAGTTACAATTGTTACAGAACCGCATTGATCAGGCCAATGAAAGGGGACGGAGGAGAGAA CTTTCTGATTATATGGACAGAAAACTGAAGCTTGAGACTCCGTTGGAACAAACACGTTTACTAAGTAACATTCCAAATGTAATTCCTGAAATAGCTGATTCCAACCTATCACCGGAGGGTTCCCCTAGAGAAGATAAGCTTGAGCAAAATGGTTTGCCAGATTTAGCCATTGGAGAGACTTCTGTCTCTGGTGGATGCTACTCCAAACACAGTAGTTTTGCTCGATATCTGAATAAAATAGATGTTGCAG GTACAAAAACTCCGGTGAAGACAAACCAagttaaatgcacttttgaaaGTAAGTCGATTCAATCCAGCTCAAAAGTCAGGCAAGATGATCAGAAGGCTGCACTCATTAAAGAACTAAACTGTGATTCTCAGATCTTCAACACAGAACTCAGCCCGTGGCAATCAAGTAACACTGAATCTGGTTCTGGTATAGACACCAAAAATCTGAGTGCTGCTACCAGGAATGCTAAACAGACAATAAAGGAAAAGCAAATCATTTCAGTTGCTGAAACTATTGATACAAGTGTCAATGACAAACAAGTTAAAAGTGCTTCAGCTATTGTAGTGGAGCAGAAAGTTAGCATTTCAACTGCAGATGTTATCGAGTTAAGCGACAGTGATGAAGAGGATGTAAATGTTGCAGATGCTTCAGCAGGAGAAAAAATGGAGAGTCCTGGGATTTCTATTTGGCATTGTTTGGGTCCTTCTGGTGAAAAGAGAGGGCCCTATTCAATGTCTGTTCTCAAATGTTGGAGTGAATCTGTCACTCATCCCATAAAATTCAAGGTCTGGAAGACAGGTCAGAGTGAAGAGGAGGCAATACTTCTCACTGATGCACTTAACCAAAAATTTCCCAGTATTTAG
- the LOC130723496 gene encoding uncharacterized protein At4g04775-like: MDSSSGFKGSTASSSRSRQRPRSAGARANCPCGLPLIIYTAGTRVNSERRFLRCRNWHLPGTCNFFFWIDDPVDERQPRHVEADTDISEIDNSSNSVLPGPDLKKKMKKLKKKVEIETFHKNVARLIALISWIVTVLVFLYGKSLKG, from the exons ATGGATAGTTCTTCTGGTTTCAAGGGTTCCACTGCTTCCTCCTCTCGTTCCAGGCAGAGGCCACGATCTGCAGGTGCAAGGGCTAACTGTCCTTGTGGTCTTCCTCTCATTATTTACACTGCTGGTACTCGAGTGAACTCAGAAAGGAGGTTTTTGAGATGCAGAAATTGGCAT TTACCAGGCAcatgtaatttctttttttggatTGATGATCCTGTTGATGAAAGACAACCCAGGCATGTAGAGGCTGATACTGACATTTCTGAGATTGACAATTCATCTAACTCTGTGCTTCCTGGACCtgatttgaagaagaagatgaagaagttaAAGAAGAAGGTTGAAATTGAGACATTTCACAAGAATGTTGCACGGTTGATTGCTCTGATTTCTTGGATAGTCACAGTTCTGGTGTTTTTGTATGGCAAGAGTTTGAAGGGTTGA
- the LOC130724848 gene encoding uncharacterized protein LOC130724848, producing MVFTLVVRHGGWFGSSPYWHYFGGAKSEFHDLDEFKWSYSKTVEIVKGLGYKEFDLLWLPDEDVDWHVFRNYTTDMDVKEFAKYAVGNDHEGVIFVDNLSKDPPTLPTALKEKKKDSNKNVKVQKLRVRKSGRLQAMVRQGTNKGPPEVVELSDDEQFPNEVAMLQNETVLPEPVLLEAVIPEPVIPNVVDPEVAVPEVVDGVDGDKAGEDNQEEENDDSDVSEVDRVDDSEEERDLAKGEEVTNPGFAQAESLLNEHITQMLQQTAADNDDGEKRDETDLCGGYESEDLESVPTDSEQEGIPRRRFERFNEDDMGPDFKFTLGMEFISLTQFKEALTDYCMKNNREYKFKKNDSKRCRVVCLSDGCPFVILCSKVGNKQTYRIKTLKGEHTCARVFDNKSANVRWVKKNLLNKIRTVNKISTNEIVDDFRVNLGIGITRYRAWKGKKLATEEVDGAAEMQYTLLWRFSNELRRRDAGNTCKINFVTPRASLHPRFLRFYMCLEGCKRGFLGGCRPFIGLDGCHLKTKHGGILLSAVARDPNEEYFPLAFAVVESENKDSWRWFMELLMDDIDPTRSSRWCFISDQQKGLMEVFKEELLQGCDHRLCVRHLYANLKTKFGGGVLLRNLMMAAAKATYEEEWREKMQLIKEKNLLAFEWLMEKPTSSWCRHAFSIWPKCDVIMNNLSESFNAAIILARDKPILTMMEWIRTYVMGRFPKMMEKLNNWTGQIMPKPLKRIGFEVGKSKNWIPRQVGNEKFEVRHAHTLQRHVVSLRDRKCSCKFWEINGFPCRHAVCGINFKGYDPKSYVDDCYKRGAFRATYEHEITPLPGPDQWIVTPNDPECILPPLFKRGAGRPKKLRRRDPYDDPNPNKLKRGGAFVRCSRCNQYGHNKKGCKNPIEEEIEIDAAELDAQMDAVLEKLLETESQQATAAPAPGDETHQPTTGQNKKEKKGNKRCSVCKQYGHYKTSCKKYPKKTPNEPISLPGIVIREPASATVQAPHNNGKQKEKVPEIPRSFDDGCIKSKYIAALIHDNGGATTSCSMVENPEPGSSDPAGSVADAGHQMEIIEEEGGGNVPTQCSVVMDNTLGGST from the exons ATGGTTTTTACACTGGTTGTGCGACATGGTGGTTGGTTTGGAAGTAGTCCTTACTGGCATTACTTCGGTGGTGCCAAAAGTGAGTTCCATGATCTTGATGAGTTTAAATGGTCCTACTCTAAGACTGTGGAAATTGTCAAAGGTCTTGGCTACAAAGAGTTTGATTTACTGTGGCTTCCTGATGAGGATGTTGACTGGCATGTTTTCAGGAATTACACAACAGATATGGATGTCAAGGAATTTGCTAAATATGCAGTTGGAAATGACCATGAAGGTGTTATATTTGTGGACAATCTATCCAAAGACCCTCCCACTCTACCTACTGCAttaaaggaaaagaagaaagattCCAACAAGAATGTTAAGGTACAAAAACTAAGGGTGAGAAAGTCAGGTAGGTTGCAAGCAATGGTGAGACAAGGAACAAATAAGGGACCTCCTGAAGTTGTAGAGTTATCTGATGATGAGCAATTTCCTAATGAAGTTGCAATGCTACAAAATGAAACTGTTCTCCCTGAACCTGTTCTCCTTGAAGCTGTGATTCCTGAACCCGTTATCCCTAATGTTGTGGACCCTGAAGTTGCAGTTCCTGAAGTAGTAGATGGGGTAGATGGTGATAAAGCTGGTGAGGATAaccaggaagaagaaaatgatgattctgatgtttCTGAAGTTGATAGGGTCGATGATAGTGAAGAAGAAAGGGATTTAGCAAAAGGGGAGGAAGTTACAAACCCAGGATTTGCTCAGGCTGAGTCCCTATTGAATGAGCACATTACTCAAATGCTTCAACAAACTGCAGCAGATAATGATGATGGGGAAAAGAGAGATGAGACAGATTTATGTGGAGGCTATGAGAGTGAGGACCTTGAAAGTGTCCCCACTGATAGTGAGCAGGAAGGGATTCCTAGGAGAAGGTTTGAAAGATTCAATGAGGATGACATGGGCCCAGATTTCAAATTCACATTGGGTATGGAGTTTATATCACTTACACAGTTCAAGGAAGCCCTCACTGACTACTGTATGAAAAATAACAGGGAATATAAATTCAAGAAGAATGACAGTAAGAGATGCAGGGTTGTATGCTTGAGTGATGGCTGTCCATTTGTGATCTTATGTAGCAAAGTTGGAAACAAACAGACTTATAGAATCAAAACTCTTAAGGGAGAGCACACATGTGCAAGGGTTTTTGATAATAAGTCTGCCAATGTTAGatgggtgaagaaaaatttGTTGAACAAAATCAGGACTGTAAACAAAATTAGCACCAATGAGATTGTTGATGATTTCAGGGTAAATCTGGGAATTGGAATTACCAGATACAGAGCTTGGAAAGGTAAGAAGTTGGCAACTGAGGAGGTTGATGGAGCTGCTGAAATGCAATATACTTTGCTTTGGAGATTCAGCAATGAGTTGAGAAGGAGGGATGCAGGTAACACATGCAAAATCAACTTTGTGACACCAAGAGCTAGCTTGCATCCTAGGTTCCTCAGATTTTATATGTGCTTAGAAGGGTGTAAGAGAGGGTTTCTGGGGGGATGTAGGCCATTTATTGGCTTGGATGGATGTCATCTGAAAACAAAACATGGAGGGATCCTTTTGTCAGCTGTAGCTCGTGATCCAAATGAGGAATACTTCCCCCTTGCCTTTGCTGTGGTTGAATCAGAGAACAAGGACAGTTGGAGGTGGTTTATGGAGCTGTTGATGGATGACATTGACCCTACAAGGTCAAGTAGATGGTGCTTTATCTCAGACCAACAAaag GGTTTGATGGAAGTCTTCAAAGAAGAGTTGCTCCAAGGTTGTGATCATAGGCTGTGTGTGAGACACCTGTATGCAAATTTGAAGACAAAGTTTGGTGGTGGAGTTCTTTTAAGGAACCTGATGATGGCAGCCGCAAAAGCTACATATGAAGAAGAATGGAGGGAGAAAATGCAGCTCATTAAGGAAAAGAATCTGCTTGCCTTTGAATGGTTGATGGAGAAACCAACATCTTCTTGGTGCAGGCATGCATTTAGCATTTGGCCCAAGTGTGATGTCATCATGAACAACCTCTCGGAGTCCTTCAATGCTGCAATTATTTTGGCCAGAGACAAACCTATTCTCACTATGATGGAGTGGATTAGGACCTATGTCATGGGGAGGTTTCCAAAGATGATGGAGAAGCTTAACAACTGGACAGGTCAGATTATGCCAAAGCCACTTAAAAGAATAGGATTTGAGGTGGGAAAGAGCAAGAACTGGATTCCTAGGCAAGTGGGAAATGAGAAGTTTGAAGTTCGTCATGCTCACACTTTGCAGAGGCATGTTGTAAGCTTGAGGGACAGGAAATGCAGCTGCAAATTCTGGGAGATCAATGGCTTTCCTTGCAGGCATGCAGTGTGTGGAATTAACTTCAAGGGTTATGATCCAAAGAGCTATGTTGATGATTGTTACAAAAGAGGTGCTTTCAGGGCTACTTATGAACATGAAATCACTCCACTTCCTGGCCCTGACCAGTGGATTGTGACACCAAATGACCCTGAGTGCATTCTGCCACCACTTTTTAAGAGAGGTGCAGGGAGGCCCAAAAAATTGAGAAGGAGGGACCCATATGATGACCCTAATCCAAACAAGTTGAAGAGAGGAGGTGCTTTTGTGAGGTGTAGCAGGTGCAACCAGTATGGACACAATAAGAAAGGCTGCAAAAACCCAATTGAAGAAGAGATAGAGATAGATGCAGCAGAGCTTGATGCCCAGATGGATGCAGTACTGGAGAAATTGTTGGAGACTGAATCACAACAGGCCActgcagctccagctccagGTGATGAAACACACCAACCGACAACTGGTCAGAATAAGAAAGAG AAAAAAGGTAATAAGAGGTGCAGTGTGTGCAAGCAATATGGTCACTATAAGACAAGTTGTAAGAAATACCCAAAGAAAACCCCCAATGAACCAATTTCTCTACCTGGGATTGTGATAAGGGAACCAGCTTCTGCTACTGTCCAAGCCCCTCACAATAATGGAAAACAG AAAGAAAAGGTACCTGAAATTCCTAGATCTTTTGATGATGGCTGCATTAAAAGCAAATATATAGCTGCACTAATTCATGACAATGGAGGGGCGACTACTTCATGTTCTATGGTTGAAAATCCTGAACCTGGCAGCTCAGATCCAGCAGGTTCTGTAGCAGATGCAGGACATCAAATGGAAATAATagaagaagaaggtggaggAAATGTTCCAACACAGTGCAGTGTTGTGATGGACAACACCCTTGGAGGTTCAACTTGA